A window of the Desulforapulum autotrophicum HRM2 genome harbors these coding sequences:
- the uvrC gene encoding excinuclease ABC subunit UvrC, which translates to MTPSVLERYQSAPQNPGVYLMKDKRGTIIYVGKALNLKKRLASYFARETGHDMKTGVLLKKVVDFDLIVTATEHEALILESTLIKKHSPRYNVILKDGKSYPCLRIDTSKPFPALEVVRKIGDDNAVYFGPYSSVQSVRSTIKQVNKIFKLRKCRDVQFANRTRPCLNYQINACLGACCNRVSRQEYARVVGDVILFLKGRAPDLINRLKFEMQTEADLEHFERAAQIRDTILAIQTTLERQVVVSTDRTDRDVIACAINGEKAVVTILFVRSGNLVGSRNYPFDTGLSGVPEILDAFVRHYYERSLFIPGQILIAEKIENHGLVQDLLIEKRGKRVSLVVPERGDKRRLVEMALVNAQKELEKNLSIQNEAWETLTALQTILGMSVYPRRIECFDNSNMAGTDPVSSMVVFVDGLACKSEYRKFIIRDAKENDDYACMTEVLTRRLSSTEAPLPDLLVVDGGKGQLSMAVAVLKSLGLENRFQVAGLAKKDAKLGEVYDKIYLPGRANPVNTRGALKALYLVQRLRDEAHRFAITFQRKRRSKRAGTSVLDAVPGIGKKRKQVLMTTYKGISRMGQATVEELASLPGMTLAAAQQVKSALALDKD; encoded by the coding sequence ATGACCCCATCCGTGCTTGAGCGATATCAATCCGCCCCCCAGAATCCCGGTGTTTACCTGATGAAGGATAAAAGGGGTACGATCATCTATGTGGGCAAGGCCCTGAACCTGAAAAAACGGCTCGCCTCTTACTTTGCAAGGGAGACCGGCCATGACATGAAGACCGGTGTGCTGCTTAAAAAAGTGGTCGATTTTGATCTCATTGTCACAGCCACCGAGCATGAGGCCCTGATCCTTGAATCGACCCTGATCAAGAAGCACAGTCCCCGGTACAACGTGATCCTCAAAGACGGAAAGAGCTATCCCTGCCTCAGGATCGACACTTCCAAACCCTTTCCGGCCCTGGAGGTGGTACGAAAAATCGGGGATGACAATGCCGTTTACTTTGGTCCCTACTCATCTGTCCAGAGTGTCAGAAGTACCATCAAACAGGTGAACAAAATATTCAAGCTTAGAAAATGCAGGGATGTTCAGTTTGCCAACCGCACAAGACCCTGCCTCAATTATCAGATAAACGCATGCCTGGGCGCCTGCTGCAACAGGGTGTCAAGGCAGGAGTATGCCCGGGTAGTTGGGGATGTGATTCTGTTTTTAAAGGGCAGGGCTCCAGATCTGATCAACCGGCTGAAGTTCGAGATGCAGACAGAGGCAGATCTTGAACATTTTGAACGTGCTGCCCAGATCCGGGACACTATCCTTGCCATTCAAACAACCCTGGAGCGCCAGGTGGTCGTTTCAACGGACAGGACGGATCGGGATGTCATTGCCTGTGCCATTAACGGGGAAAAGGCCGTTGTCACCATTCTATTTGTCCGTTCCGGCAACCTTGTGGGCTCCAGGAACTATCCCTTTGACACTGGCTTAAGCGGGGTGCCTGAAATCCTGGACGCCTTTGTCCGACATTACTACGAGCGAAGCCTGTTTATTCCCGGGCAGATTCTGATTGCCGAAAAAATTGAAAATCATGGTCTGGTACAGGACCTTTTGATCGAAAAGCGGGGTAAGCGGGTCAGTCTGGTTGTTCCTGAACGGGGCGACAAGCGACGTCTTGTGGAAATGGCCCTTGTAAATGCACAAAAAGAACTGGAAAAAAATCTATCGATCCAAAATGAGGCCTGGGAGACCCTGACTGCCCTCCAGACCATCCTGGGAATGTCTGTGTATCCACGAAGGATCGAATGTTTTGATAATTCCAACATGGCGGGTACGGACCCGGTTTCGTCCATGGTGGTCTTTGTGGACGGCCTTGCCTGTAAGTCTGAATACCGGAAGTTCATCATTCGGGATGCAAAGGAAAATGATGATTACGCCTGCATGACCGAAGTGCTCACCAGGCGACTTTCCAGCACCGAGGCCCCCCTGCCTGATCTTCTGGTCGTGGACGGGGGCAAGGGACAACTCTCCATGGCTGTGGCTGTACTCAAGAGTCTTGGCCTTGAGAATCGCTTCCAGGTGGCGGGCCTTGCCAAGAAAGATGCAAAACTGGGGGAGGTCTATGATAAAATTTACCTGCCGGGCAGGGCCAACCCCGTGAACACCCGGGGGGCACTCAAGGCCCTCTACCTTGTCCAGCGACTCAGGGACGAGGCCCACAGATTTGCAATCACCTTCCAGCGAAAACGACGCTCCAAACGGGCAGGGACCTCGGTGCTGGATGCTGTGCCGGGCATTGGAAAAAAACGAAAACAGGTGCTGATGACCACCTACAAGGGAATTAGCCGCATGGGACAGGCAACGGTTGAAGAGCTTGCCTCTCTTCCGGGCATGACCCTTGCCGCTGCCCAACAGGTCAAGTCTGCCCTTGCCCTGGATAAGGATTGA
- the uvrB gene encoding excinuclease ABC subunit UvrB: protein MTQFNIKSPFQPTGDQPSAIDFLSKGIFEKKKHQVLLGVTGSGKTFTMANIIARTGRPALVIAPNKTLAAQLYNEFKTLFPENAVEYFVSYYDYYQPEAYIPTSDTYIQKDSSINEMIDKMRHSATRSVLARKDVIVVASVSCIYGLGAPEDYLALRVEINEEMEKSRDKLLAELVNIQYQRNDVDFHRGTFRVRGDRVEVFPAYETDKALRIDFFGDTIDGVFEVDPLKGDVLNRIKGTAVFPASHYVTLNQTRQRAVETIKAELKVRIDFFRNENRLIEAQRIEERTQYDLEMINEIGYCNGIENYSRHLTGRAQGEPPPTLIDYFPEDFLCFFDESHISVSQVGAMYKADRSRKENLVGHGFRLPSALDNRPLKFDEFKKKIPQAIYVSATPADYELSLAGTRVAEQIVRPTGLLDPAIEVRKATTQVDDLYEEIVKRVEAEERVLVTTLTKRMSEDLTDYFSDFGIKVKYLHSDIGTVERIDIIQDLRKGVFDVLIGINLLREGLDIPEVTLVAVLDADKEGFLRSYRSLVQTFGRAARNACGKVIMYADRITPSMKKAMDETDRRRIIQKQYNQDHNIVPTTIIKEIKMFDYTMEKDLADLSPGVGESTTVYDADTDNLAEIIANLKVEMKQAARKMEFETAATLRDRIRELSKILEM, encoded by the coding sequence ATGACTCAATTTAATATCAAATCGCCCTTTCAACCCACCGGGGACCAGCCTTCGGCCATTGACTTTCTTTCAAAGGGAATTTTCGAAAAAAAAAAACACCAGGTCCTTCTTGGGGTGACCGGGTCGGGAAAAACCTTTACCATGGCCAACATCATTGCAAGAACGGGCAGACCCGCCCTTGTGATCGCACCGAACAAGACTCTGGCAGCCCAGTTGTACAACGAATTCAAGACGCTTTTTCCAGAAAATGCCGTTGAGTATTTTGTCAGCTATTACGACTATTATCAGCCCGAAGCCTACATTCCCACCAGTGACACCTATATCCAGAAGGACTCTTCCATCAACGAAATGATTGACAAGATGCGTCATTCTGCCACCCGGTCCGTGCTGGCAAGAAAAGATGTGATCGTGGTGGCAAGTGTCTCATGCATCTACGGCCTGGGCGCTCCTGAGGATTACCTGGCACTGCGGGTGGAAATTAACGAGGAGATGGAAAAATCCAGGGATAAACTTCTGGCTGAACTTGTCAACATCCAGTACCAGAGAAACGATGTGGATTTCCACAGGGGAACCTTCCGGGTCAGGGGGGACAGGGTCGAAGTCTTTCCGGCTTATGAGACGGATAAAGCCCTTCGGATTGATTTTTTTGGTGACACCATTGACGGCGTTTTCGAGGTAGACCCCCTCAAGGGGGATGTCCTTAACCGGATAAAGGGTACGGCTGTTTTTCCGGCCTCCCACTATGTCACCCTGAACCAGACCAGACAGCGGGCCGTGGAGACAATCAAGGCGGAACTCAAGGTGAGAATTGATTTTTTCAGGAACGAAAATAGACTCATCGAAGCCCAGCGCATTGAAGAGCGCACCCAGTATGACCTTGAAATGATCAACGAGATCGGCTACTGCAACGGTATCGAAAATTACTCCCGCCATCTCACAGGCAGAGCTCAAGGTGAGCCACCCCCAACCTTGATCGACTATTTTCCCGAAGATTTTCTCTGTTTTTTTGACGAGAGCCACATTTCTGTTTCCCAGGTGGGGGCCATGTACAAAGCTGACCGGTCCAGGAAGGAAAATCTTGTGGGGCACGGGTTTCGTCTGCCGTCAGCCCTGGACAACCGGCCGTTGAAATTTGACGAATTCAAAAAAAAGATTCCCCAGGCCATTTATGTCTCCGCCACACCCGCTGACTATGAGCTTTCATTGGCAGGTACCCGGGTTGCCGAGCAGATCGTCAGACCCACAGGCCTCCTTGATCCGGCCATTGAGGTCAGAAAGGCGACCACCCAGGTGGACGATCTCTATGAGGAGATCGTCAAGCGGGTGGAGGCCGAAGAGCGGGTTCTGGTGACCACCTTGACCAAACGCATGTCCGAAGATCTCACCGACTATTTTTCAGATTTCGGCATCAAGGTCAAGTACCTGCATTCGGATATCGGCACGGTGGAACGCATCGACATTATCCAGGATTTAAGAAAGGGCGTGTTTGACGTTCTCATCGGCATCAACCTTCTGAGGGAAGGACTTGACATCCCCGAGGTGACCCTGGTGGCCGTACTGGATGCGGACAAAGAAGGATTTCTGCGATCCTATCGATCCCTTGTTCAGACCTTTGGGCGTGCAGCCAGAAACGCATGCGGCAAGGTGATCATGTACGCAGACCGCATCACCCCTTCAATGAAAAAAGCCATGGACGAGACAGATCGGCGCCGGATCATCCAGAAACAATACAACCAGGATCACAATATCGTGCCAACGACCATCATCAAGGAGATTAAGATGTTCGACTACACCATGGAAAAGGATCTGGCCGACCTTTCCCCTGGGGTGGGTGAGTCGACAACCGTCTATGATGCCGACACGGACAACCTGGCAGAAATCATTGCGAACCTCAAGGTTGAAATGAAACAGGCGGCAAGAAAAATGGAGTTTGAAACAGCTGCAACCCTCAGGGACAGGATCCGGGAATTGTCTAAGATCCTGGAGATGTAA
- a CDS encoding glutamine--tRNA ligase/YqeY domain fusion protein, which translates to MEDQNITSHFIKSIIDGDMKTGKFDGRVGTRFPPEPNGFLHLGHAKSICLNFGMARQFNGTCNLRFDDTNPAKEEQKYVDAIIKDVGWLGFDWGDTVYYASDYFEQLYDFAVDLIKAGNAFVCELTFEQMREYRGTLTEPGKESPYRNRSVAENLDLFERMKAGEFDEGTHALRAKIDMTSPNINLRDPVIYRIKKMPHPRTGDAWCIYPMYDFTHCISDALENITHSLCTLEFQDHRPLYDWILDRLDVPCHPQQIEFARMNLNYTIMSKRKLQTLVNNHLVEDWDDPRLPTLAGIRRRGYTPRAIRNFCATIGVSKKESRIDMGLLENVLREDLNETANRVMGVINPLRVVIENWPEDTVEALDAVNHPQKPEMGQRQVIFSREIYIEQEDFMEDPPKKFFRLGPGREVRLRYAYFITCKEVVKDDAGQISHLICTYDPATRGGDAPDGRKVKGTLHWVSEQGSIPARVRLYDRLFSTEDPEADGEDFINDLNPDSLVCLENARVEKSLAQATAENVVQFERLGYFCLDAKDSTPNLPVFNRTVTLRDNWAKKR; encoded by the coding sequence ATGGAAGATCAAAATATAACCAGCCATTTTATAAAATCCATCATTGACGGTGACATGAAGACCGGCAAGTTTGACGGACGGGTGGGAACAAGGTTTCCTCCCGAGCCCAACGGGTTTCTTCATCTGGGGCATGCAAAATCCATCTGTCTCAACTTTGGCATGGCCCGGCAGTTTAACGGCACCTGCAATTTACGGTTTGACGACACCAACCCTGCCAAGGAAGAACAAAAGTACGTTGATGCCATCATTAAGGATGTCGGCTGGCTCGGTTTTGACTGGGGCGATACTGTTTATTACGCCTCAGATTACTTTGAACAATTGTACGACTTTGCCGTGGATCTCATCAAGGCAGGTAATGCCTTTGTCTGTGAGCTGACTTTTGAGCAGATGCGGGAATATCGCGGCACCCTCACGGAACCAGGCAAAGAAAGTCCTTATCGCAACCGGTCTGTGGCAGAGAACCTTGACCTGTTCGAGCGGATGAAGGCAGGGGAGTTTGACGAAGGCACCCACGCCCTCAGGGCCAAGATAGACATGACATCCCCCAACATCAACCTGAGGGACCCGGTGATTTACAGAATCAAGAAAATGCCCCATCCCAGGACCGGGGATGCCTGGTGTATCTATCCCATGTACGACTTTACCCACTGCATATCAGACGCCCTGGAAAACATTACCCACTCCCTGTGCACCCTGGAGTTTCAGGACCACCGCCCCCTCTACGACTGGATTCTGGACCGGCTTGATGTGCCCTGCCATCCCCAGCAGATCGAGTTTGCACGCATGAACCTGAACTACACCATCATGAGCAAGCGAAAACTCCAGACCCTTGTGAACAACCACCTGGTCGAAGACTGGGACGACCCAAGGCTACCCACCCTGGCTGGCATCAGACGGCGGGGCTACACTCCCCGGGCGATCCGGAATTTCTGCGCCACCATTGGCGTGAGTAAAAAAGAGAGCCGCATCGACATGGGGTTGCTGGAAAATGTACTCAGGGAGGATTTAAACGAAACTGCCAACCGGGTCATGGGCGTGATCAATCCCCTCAGGGTGGTCATTGAGAACTGGCCTGAAGATACCGTTGAGGCCCTTGATGCCGTAAACCACCCCCAGAAACCGGAAATGGGCCAGCGCCAGGTGATTTTTTCCCGGGAGATCTACATTGAGCAGGAGGATTTCATGGAAGATCCGCCGAAAAAATTCTTCCGCCTGGGACCCGGACGTGAGGTACGCCTCAGGTACGCCTACTTCATCACCTGCAAAGAGGTGGTCAAGGATGACGCCGGACAAATTTCCCATCTTATCTGCACCTATGACCCGGCAACCCGGGGCGGGGATGCCCCGGACGGACGAAAGGTCAAGGGAACCCTTCACTGGGTATCGGAACAAGGATCAATCCCGGCCAGGGTAAGGCTCTACGATCGGCTGTTTTCAACCGAAGACCCGGAGGCGGACGGTGAGGATTTCATCAATGACCTCAACCCCGATTCCCTGGTCTGCCTGGAAAATGCCCGGGTGGAAAAAAGCCTTGCCCAGGCAACTGCTGAAAACGTTGTTCAGTTTGAGCGCCTGGGCTATTTCTGCCTGGACGCCAAAGATTCCACACCGAACCTGCCGGTGTTTAACCGGACGGTAACCCTGAGGGACAACTGGGCAAAAAAAAGATAG
- the cysS gene encoding cysteine--tRNA ligase produces the protein MSLRIYNTQTRTKETFIPLEKNKVKMYVCGPTVYDTSHIGHARSVVVFDVVFRWLRHSGYDVCYVRNFTDVDDKIINRANELGQDPKEISERYIKEFHNEMDALNVLRPTIEPKATEHIQDIIDFIQRLIDKGKAYHVPGSDVFFSIQSFDEYGKLSGRNPDDMMPGSRIAVDDKKRDPKDFTLWKPVKPGEPSWPSPWGDGRPGWHIECSAMSYKYLGESFDIHGGGKDLIFPHHENEIAQSEAAFGKTFVRYWIHNGFVDINNEKMSKSLGNFTMIKDVLKDYHPEVMRMFLLSKHYRSPIDYNDTSMDEVISGLDRLYAFVERAQGAGATVNGVEPGKEWASFEAAMDDDFNTARAMATLFDTVKTGNRILDQQGETVSPETLSAVSTLCADLKRMGSILGILAQEPQDYFRAKKESGLAGKDLDGDAIERLIQERVAARQSKNFARADEIRAELDAMNIVLEDGPDGTTWKIG, from the coding sequence ATGAGCCTACGAATTTATAATACCCAGACCAGAACTAAAGAGACCTTTATTCCCCTGGAAAAAAACAAGGTCAAGATGTACGTATGCGGACCCACTGTCTATGACACGAGCCACATCGGCCATGCCCGTTCCGTGGTGGTTTTTGACGTGGTGTTCCGGTGGCTCAGGCATTCAGGCTATGATGTGTGCTACGTCAGAAACTTCACCGATGTGGATGACAAGATCATCAACCGGGCCAATGAACTGGGCCAGGATCCAAAGGAGATCAGTGAACGCTACATCAAAGAGTTCCACAATGAGATGGACGCCCTTAACGTGTTGCGGCCCACCATTGAGCCCAAGGCCACCGAGCATATCCAGGATATCATCGATTTTATCCAGCGTCTCATTGACAAGGGCAAGGCATACCATGTGCCGGGAAGCGATGTCTTTTTTTCTATCCAGTCCTTTGACGAATACGGTAAACTGTCGGGCAGGAACCCTGACGACATGATGCCCGGATCCAGAATTGCCGTGGATGATAAAAAACGCGACCCCAAGGATTTCACCCTGTGGAAACCGGTAAAACCTGGTGAACCCTCCTGGCCCAGCCCCTGGGGGGACGGCAGGCCCGGCTGGCACATTGAGTGCTCGGCCATGAGCTACAAATACCTTGGAGAGAGTTTTGACATCCACGGTGGTGGAAAGGATCTGATTTTTCCCCACCATGAGAACGAGATTGCCCAGTCCGAGGCGGCCTTTGGCAAGACTTTTGTGCGATACTGGATTCACAACGGCTTTGTGGACATCAACAACGAAAAGATGTCCAAATCCCTTGGCAATTTCACCATGATCAAGGATGTGCTCAAGGATTACCACCCAGAAGTGATGCGCATGTTTCTTCTGTCCAAGCACTACAGAAGTCCCATTGACTACAATGACACCTCCATGGATGAGGTGATCTCGGGCCTTGACAGGCTTTATGCATTTGTTGAGCGGGCCCAGGGTGCAGGGGCCACGGTCAACGGGGTAGAGCCAGGCAAAGAGTGGGCCAGCTTTGAAGCTGCCATGGATGATGACTTTAACACGGCCAGGGCCATGGCGACCCTGTTTGACACGGTCAAGACCGGCAACCGCATCCTTGACCAGCAGGGGGAAACCGTGAGCCCGGAGACATTGTCTGCGGTTTCAACCCTGTGTGCCGATCTCAAACGCATGGGTTCCATCCTTGGTATCCTTGCCCAGGAGCCCCAAGACTACTTCAGGGCCAAGAAGGAGAGTGGCCTTGCCGGCAAGGACCTGGATGGTGATGCCATTGAGAGGCTGATCCAGGAACGGGTTGCGGCAAGGCAGTCAAAGAATTTTGCCCGGGCCGATGAGATTCGTGCCGAACTTGATGCAATGAACATTGTCCTGGAGGACGGACCCGACGGCACCACCTGGAAGATCGGATAG
- a CDS encoding amidase yields MSVYDLKTPSFPELTGLGLKLSAGMLGNPLLQSLLAPRLLRDAGITRFRTLAFDEDPSFTPIHGFEDQPLDFVGGIIDPIAEFTSSLKADFPCTRSGVMAYVHAYQRGESDPVEVASKIVNAVDKNNAEPQSMNIFIAMDRKDLMVQAQASKQRIDHGTSLGLFDGVPVAVKDEFDQVPYPTTVGTSFLGKKPAIEDATVVARLRSQGALLVGKANMHEIGINPNGLNVHFGAVRNPYHLDHDAGGSSSGPAAAVALGLVPVAIGADGGGSIRVPAGYCGVLGLKPTFGRVSEHGAAPLCWSVGHAGPIADTVADLVLAYSVVAGRDPRDKRSLVQPQVTVQGWDNADLTGLRIGVFNDWNHHSDGPCSNSCDHMVEQFKGAGARVKAIEIAELDAMRVAHSILILSEMAAAMSAYKKHLKKMGAGVRINLSLARLLRATDYVNAQRMRTRAIKIFNTVFKTVDAIVSPGSATVVPRIPQGFETAGWSAISNELGSMRYVFPANLTGFPAITFPGGYDNNGLPLGIHAMASPWQETLLFRLASAAEAVVERRNGVRFSVL; encoded by the coding sequence ATGTCGGTTTATGACCTTAAGACCCCTTCTTTTCCAGAACTTACAGGCCTGGGACTTAAACTTTCAGCAGGAATGCTTGGAAATCCACTGCTCCAAAGCCTACTTGCACCCCGGCTGTTAAGGGATGCAGGGATCACAAGGTTCAGAACCCTTGCCTTTGATGAAGATCCAAGTTTCACACCCATTCATGGGTTTGAGGACCAGCCCCTTGATTTTGTGGGTGGGATAATTGATCCGATTGCCGAGTTTACATCCTCCCTCAAGGCTGATTTCCCCTGTACTCGTTCCGGGGTAATGGCCTATGTTCACGCCTATCAAAGGGGGGAGAGCGATCCCGTAGAGGTGGCGTCAAAAATTGTCAATGCCGTTGATAAAAACAACGCTGAGCCCCAAAGCATGAATATTTTCATCGCCATGGACAGAAAGGATCTCATGGTCCAGGCCCAGGCCTCAAAACAGCGAATCGACCATGGAACCTCCCTGGGTCTCTTTGACGGTGTGCCCGTTGCCGTAAAGGATGAATTTGATCAGGTTCCCTATCCCACAACCGTTGGCACCTCGTTTTTGGGAAAAAAACCTGCCATTGAAGACGCCACTGTGGTGGCCCGACTTCGAAGCCAGGGGGCACTGCTGGTGGGCAAGGCCAATATGCACGAGATCGGCATTAATCCCAACGGGCTCAACGTCCACTTTGGCGCGGTTCGCAACCCCTATCATCTTGACCATGATGCGGGCGGCAGTTCAAGCGGACCGGCAGCAGCAGTGGCCCTAGGCCTTGTGCCCGTGGCAATCGGTGCCGACGGTGGCGGCAGTATCCGGGTGCCTGCAGGGTATTGCGGGGTTCTTGGCCTCAAGCCCACCTTTGGCCGGGTAAGCGAGCATGGGGCCGCCCCCCTGTGCTGGAGCGTGGGCCATGCCGGTCCCATTGCAGACACGGTGGCGGATTTGGTGCTTGCATATTCAGTGGTGGCAGGCCGGGACCCCAGGGATAAAAGGTCCCTTGTTCAACCCCAGGTGACGGTTCAGGGGTGGGACAATGCCGACCTTACTGGTCTTCGCATCGGCGTGTTCAACGATTGGAACCACCATAGTGACGGTCCGTGCAGCAATAGCTGCGATCATATGGTTGAACAGTTCAAGGGGGCCGGTGCCAGGGTCAAAGCGATTGAAATTGCCGAGCTTGACGCCATGCGGGTGGCCCATTCCATCCTGATCCTCTCTGAAATGGCAGCTGCCATGTCGGCCTACAAAAAGCATCTCAAAAAAATGGGGGCAGGGGTGAGGATCAACCTCTCCCTGGCACGACTGCTCAGGGCTACAGATTATGTCAATGCCCAGCGCATGCGAACACGGGCCATAAAAATTTTCAATACTGTTTTTAAAACCGTTGATGCCATTGTATCTCCGGGTTCGGCCACCGTGGTTCCCCGGATTCCCCAGGGATTTGAAACAGCCGGCTGGTCTGCGATCTCCAATGAGCTTGGATCCATGCGCTACGTGTTTCCGGCAAACCTTACCGGATTTCCTGCCATTACTTTCCCAGGGGGCTATGATAATAACGGTCTTCCCCTGGGGATTCATGCCATGGCATCCCCCTGGCAGGAGACCCTTTTGTTTCGACTTGCCAGTGCTGCCGAGGCGGTGGTTGAACGACGAAACGGGGTCAGGTTTTCCGTATTATGA
- the ispF gene encoding 2-C-methyl-D-erythritol 2,4-cyclodiphosphate synthase: MRIGSGYDVHRLVAGRKLVLGGVAIDHGLGLLGHSDADVLVHSVCDALLGAAGLGDIGQHFPDSDPKFKDISSLVLLARCRELLAAKGFVVSNIDCTVLAERPRLAPHRSAMERTMAAALDLAPDRVNVKATTTEGLGFAGRGEGIGAHTVVLITEIAAQPRV; this comes from the coding sequence TTGAGAATCGGTTCAGGATATGACGTGCACCGGCTGGTTGCAGGCAGAAAACTCGTATTGGGAGGCGTGGCCATTGACCATGGGTTGGGACTTCTCGGACATTCAGATGCAGATGTGCTGGTTCACTCGGTGTGTGACGCCCTGCTGGGTGCTGCAGGCCTTGGGGATATTGGCCAGCACTTTCCTGATTCAGACCCGAAATTCAAGGACATATCAAGCCTGGTTCTCCTGGCCCGCTGCAGGGAGCTCCTGGCAGCCAAAGGATTTGTTGTTTCAAATATTGACTGTACCGTATTGGCCGAGCGTCCCAGACTTGCGCCCCATCGGTCGGCCATGGAACGAACCATGGCAGCAGCCCTTGACCTTGCGCCCGACCGTGTGAACGTAAAGGCAACCACAACCGAAGGGTTGGGGTTTGCAGGAAGGGGGGAGGGCATTGGTGCCCACACCGTTGTCTTAATCACAGAAATAGCGGCACAGCCGCGAGTATGA
- a CDS encoding HAD family hydrolase → MTCAMFITDLDGTLLNDDKGISARNLAALAALGDMGIVRVVATGRSWFSFIQALENLDLSGPRDSFPIDYVIFSTGAGIMAYPSMELVCDHALSSEEVHRIAGCFDTRKMDYMIHRPIPHTRDFLFHSHGRDNPDFTSRVDLYKPWATPLGPKGINGFGRATQLLAVVPEQEAFGVFEQISSELAGLSVVRATSPLDHKSLWIEVFPRGVSKSHGAAWLVKRLGMGPENVVAVGNDYNDLDLLQWAGKGFVVANAPADLKSRFTMVQSNNRSGVAAAINITPFVSGCHSR, encoded by the coding sequence ATGACCTGTGCAATGTTTATAACAGACCTTGACGGCACCCTGCTCAACGATGATAAAGGCATTTCAGCAAGAAATCTTGCTGCCCTTGCTGCCCTTGGCGACATGGGGATTGTCCGGGTCGTTGCCACGGGCCGGTCCTGGTTCTCATTCATCCAGGCCCTGGAGAATCTGGACCTGTCAGGACCCCGTGATTCCTTTCCCATTGATTATGTGATTTTTTCAACGGGTGCGGGCATCATGGCCTATCCATCCATGGAACTTGTATGTGACCATGCCCTTTCTTCGGAAGAGGTCCATCGGATTGCCGGCTGTTTTGATACCCGGAAAATGGACTATATGATCCACCGGCCCATTCCCCATACCCGGGATTTTCTGTTTCACTCCCACGGCCGCGACAATCCTGATTTCACGTCCAGGGTCGATCTTTACAAACCCTGGGCAACGCCCCTGGGCCCAAAGGGAATAAACGGATTTGGCAGGGCCACCCAGTTGCTGGCAGTTGTGCCTGAACAGGAGGCTTTTGGGGTTTTTGAACAGATATCCAGTGAACTTGCAGGATTAAGCGTGGTCCGGGCAACCTCGCCCCTGGATCACAAATCCCTGTGGATTGAGGTTTTTCCCAGGGGAGTCTCCAAGAGCCATGGAGCCGCCTGGCTGGTAAAGCGTCTTGGCATGGGACCGGAAAACGTGGTGGCAGTGGGTAATGATTACAATGATCTGGATCTTCTACAGTGGGCAGGCAAAGGGTTTGTGGTTGCCAATGCACCAGCTGACCTTAAATCACGGTTTACCATGGTACAGTCCAACAATCGCTCGGGGGTCGCAGCAGCCATTAATATCACGCCTTTTGTCTCAGGATGTCATAGTAGGTGA